ACTGCTTATCATTCTCGTGTTGATatgatcaaaatcatttgattcatgaatgtcttggggatcaatgaatccataatcatcagaacgccccaacttattagtgaccccagacatatacctgaaatcaaaaattaactttgatataaggatacttgatatataaatcaattttatatataaataattggtcatagacttacatcgtccatagttgaataattgaaatattcaactcttgtgttcccgacgcaagctcacggacatcttggctattaaggtatattgggacctcagagccatgcccaaatacattagcatcatactgaacctccaaaggcttatcatcaaggatgtcagcaagtagatgcaatgaagaaagagggtcatccttagatagaggaatcttctgttgttcctgcgtctgttgttacatgaaaagataagataagttttgacatcaaaaacctttaaaattgagaagtgtaaagaagaatttcataccgaggggtcagaaactggtttaaccaaaaatttaggccaagtgataaacgacttatatgcttgttccacagtgaaaatctcttccgtggacagtggaaccgaggcatctggcatgatcatttcatccactgataccttcacctcatcctctaatagttgcataccatgacatacagtcgctgacctaaactctgttccacgagctaccagcaccatctcatcttcttctaaaatgtatagcagacatggactaccatcgtccatgtcatcctctgggatggctgatgcggaacaacttcctttgccgcttctccctgtcagagtaaatgttagattatacaagagatagaaataattgcacataaatgtttattaagtttacctgtgggagggggagggaCCACATGTTCCTCTATAGGAGACTGCATCGGGCGCATGCTCTGAAACTGCTCCTGGTAGAGCATCtggaattcagccctcacctcGGCCCTGATCTCCTGCATAAGGTCATGTcggaccttttttgtgatctcttctgtcatcctttgtgtatcgctgtacgaatatgaaggctgacgagaagagctcccaaaataatcCGTAATGCCTACTCCAGGACCTGCAGCACGTacacgtccagggtgctcaggtcgtccaattgcagcagcaagaatatcctggcgaccctctggagtgaattggccttgggagctctgctcaaccaaggcgtcctgtaacattacaaaacaccattattctttaaatagtttaatgtagtatgtataatgacaatattcattattttaggaacagtgataacttacaattttttcagaaatctctcgtgcagtgtcggaagagtaggtgcccgatggtcgcatacgggccaacttccatttctcatgtctagacggtggagaaggaggctgaggagggctaccactctgagatggtggtatagcatctgccttttgcttgaggattttctcctcaagcttcctatacccaccacgagataataggtgggggtttttgttcttagcacttgttccttgtgctttgcttctaattgcctgtcacatacacattaattaatgagttcatatgatatatatttgttaatgaggaattgaataatatgaactacactaacctgccattcctctgacatccgactctctttaaaaacccgccaagtctcctcatcaatggacTTATATGCATTACATGGAgttttatgtttaaggtgtccaaagatgtaccttgatgtcaacttgcttttaaagtttctgaaattttctgcaacagttgacaaacacttatttctaagtgttgggacatttggaatgtcaaatgtcatctgaaaaaaacataataaagttgtattagtacaaaattatcaatataaacaaattataattcaaatgttattaactaacttaccaatatatAGCTAAAAACTTTTGTAACTACTAACTGcaaatacttaaaataaatacccttatacaaatatttaaaggaAACTAATCTTACACTACTTATTCTAGAATAGTTGGTGAGAAGGGAATTTCTAgtagatatattaaaaaagaaagaaaaaaaagttttataatGGAATATTATAAAGTAACGTGTACGGGTAGGGTTTGTATTTTGTGTATTCATGAACACAACTTTTTTTTGTGATGTAATGGAAATTGTCCTCTTGGTTTGTCACCTTTcgttattataaaataattaggtCAAAAGCACAAAACAAAGATACTTACAGTCTTTGAAGGCTGGCTGCAATGCACTGAAAGGATATTAATTCATTTCAACACTCGATAATCTGATAACCCTACTTTATATGTTCCTATGTGTTAGATTTGGTCTGCAACATGCACTTAGGTACTCAACAAAACATCCAATCATACCCTGGAATTGATAATGCAATTTGATTACGACAGAAAGCTAAGACAATATGCGGTTTTTTTTATGACCATCTTATTCTTGAAATatgtatcaaataaaataaatatattaccatTACTTTATAAACATGCTATATCTTATTGTGTATGGGAATTACAATCTATAATAATTACTCAAAACATTCTTTTTTAGAGTCTTTATAGTAACTTAGTCAGTGTGTGATTTTGGAGTTCATTAGCAAGTTAACAATTGGCAAGTTCATTGTGACTTAAAAAGCatgttaaataacaaaaaaaaaatgctatttTATCACACacaaatcttttatatttatttaacaatattttttatatttcataaaagtttaatttttaataattaatttactttattatgTATGTCAAAAGATGACTTTATTATTATtcgaaaataaaaagatgacaAGGGTGGCATAGATGAGATGTGTGTCGTGAGGTGGAGGAATAATGGGCTGTGAGTGGGCAACCCAAAACATTGATGAAACCAGAAACAGAAGAGACAGAAGAAAAGATGAGGTAAGAATTTGGAAGATATGCGGTTTTGTTGGAACACAGGTTTTTCCCATTTTAAGCAGGTACATTGTAATCAAACAAATTTAGTCTTATGAATAAAGCTGCGATGTTCAGAAAAAGGATAAGGAGTTGTTGTGCTCCTTTTGTCGTGGTTGTGGAATATATACATTAAGACAAAATGCTCTCAACTCAACCACTCAGTGATAATAATATCCAATAGGCTGCTATACTTTCCAAGACCATTTCCGGGAACCTCTTCCACAGCTCTAAACTTAAACTTTacaatttataacatattttcaTTGAAACATGTTAATTTGATATGAAAAGTATTAAAGCTAATTCTACcttaaataaatttgtgaaacatataaacaatatattttttaggataaaatttgtatttttattttgaagtgtaaataaaaaattgttgaaatgtGTATTTTAGTAAAccttttttgtaataatatttataagaaattttaaagcTAATGAAGcgtcataaaattaaaaaaaataaataaattctcaTAACATATATTTTGTTAGAACACAATGAGTTACAATCACTacaataaaaattgatattatcgACGATAAAAAATCCTTGTCGATagtatatttataatttcaattatttttgtaatagattaaataattattttccacTTCTCTTTACTTATAACTATCAATCAAACAAGTACTTTTGATATCAATAGTTGTAGATAAAAATGTGAATAAGATGGTTAATGGAAAgggttatttaattatttttttggctGGTTAGTATTATAATAGTTGgtataattcatttaaatttagtttttaaaaaatcaaatttatttgcactaatattttattaataattttattcgaattatacttaaaagttaatgttttttatctaagtttatattttaaaacttttcttttaaataatttcatctaaaataaaaatatatataaatatttatggatatctataaatacctacgagtaaaaaaaattaataaatattttttccatgGATATGTAACTAGTAATAGAACGAATAACAAAACATGTTTATTTAGAAAGTACAAATTGCGGATAAATATTATTGGTACTTAATATGACATTTTATCATCATAAATACGAAGGAGAATgatttaatcaaatatattgATTTAGCGAGATAAGAAGCGAAAAGAAATTAATGAATCtcattgaattttattattatttttatacattttttttgtttattcttttttcaaataaacatcatatttttattttatttttaattatagattatgaatttgatattgCAAGTGGTTCAACACTTATCCCATTAAGATAAGGATTGAAGGTGGATTCTCAAATTGAGAGTTATAACtagagtaaaaatattattttactctcAAATAGGTCACTCGGTGTgaagaaactaataaaataaagctACAATGGAACACAAAGGAACATAGAACACCTACGTAAGAAACTACAAATTCAACAATACATtactaaattaaagaaaatatacatCTGTATAGCATTGTGTTAATTGATGGAAATGCAGTATAACATGATCCACTCAAAGATTTTTATCTTATAACGTAACTTTGTTTGTGCTTGTCAATATCAACCTTGTTTATATAAGTCATATAGTAATTAAggtttatgtatatatataataaaacaattgtAAATTTCATCAGGAAAGAAGGAGCCATTAATGGTGAAAATTGTGCGCAACAACACGTGTTTTATGTTTATGTTCTCCACGAGATCATTTTTCAACCATTAATGTATGATTAGAAGTTTTTCATATTGTGAATATATTCTAACAAAATTTGTACATGTTTTCTTATACTGtggttttcaaaactttgtatgatttacatttttattattcgTGGAgagagatttttattttatttttggtaaacttttatgttaattttcgaaaataaattctattacaatttttttaaaacattggTTAACCATGATTAAATCACTAttgtataaaatgtttttaattgattCGTTTCTATTTTTCATGGATGATTATAATTTATGGAAAGTTGATCAAATAAGATATTGTATTCTCGTCTTCAATAAAATTAGAATATCTCGTCATTCTTAGTGACCAGTGAAGTAGTTTAATCGTAACGATcattcaaacattttttaattttcaattgataCAAGCATATTGTTCTCCCTCTTAATTCCCACCAAGAGAGATTCAAACATGTAAAGGttcattatcattttattcatgCCTTTGTTCAAATTGAATTCTTCACTATCATTCATTCATGTTAAACcgaatattaaatattgatacATTTATAAAGGTTAATTCTAgtatttttcttcaataatcATATTCTCAAGTTATGAATCATAATTATCTATTTTCCaactttagaaaatattaaaatcaaatataattaaatattatataatatacattcattataatttaattatgttaaatttattaatacacTACTGCCATATACATAACTATTTTTTGAActaaatatttgatttaatgAGTTCTTTTACTTTccttattaataagaaaatccAAACAGCCTAATTTAAGTattgataaacaaaatattactaataaaaacaacaaaatataggTTTACTTAATATTATGTAGATTCTTATtcaattaaaagataatatatataacaaattatcataaaaataaaataaataataaattttaattagataaagTGCAATTTTTTACACCACATCTGATAAATGAAAGCATCCTCCACAAGAAGCAGAATGCGTATTAACTTCAACTAGATCCATTTGAAAACTAAAGCCCATCAATAAACAGAGAGACTTCTTTTGCATCATCTTTAAGGCCCAATTGCTATACTATTATTGGActgtgagaatttttttttgcaatatGAGGTTATGGCAGTGATTAATATCCTAAATTTGCaccatttatattttaaataggaAGATATGAGTTCAAAATagctaaaaatataaatcataatcaTAACCTTTTCCTACCATCTagaattttgatatatatatatatatatatatatatatatatatatatatatatatatatatatatatatatatatatatatatatatatatatatatatatatatatatatatatatatataattgtcttGGACTTTAAACATAAAGTTTTTTTTCTCGTCCACAACGATGAAATTGGAGTTTGGCACTAGCAGAATTCAGGGTGACAACAAGTCGTTTGTTTCGTTACCATTCTCATTATTTGTcgtaaattcataaaaaaaaaatgtctacATCTTTGGACGTGCATTTTCAAATATCAGTGATTGCTCTCATTGTGAATTTATGTTGCAtgattataacattttatttgttGGTTGTGTTGAAGAATGGCATTGGATGTGTTTTTGTTGCATATTCTTCTCCAAGTATTCCAAAAGGAAAGGATACGGTGTCAAATGATTCAATTTTAAcaaaatgtttattttcttcatttgtgtctaattaattttttatttttctccagttgtgtcaaattatttttttaatatataatgtattttaattgtAAGGAGTATATTTGTATTAATCATTTCAAAATTGAAACGAATTAGTCCATTTTACCtatctaataaataattgatgttataatttttttttaactcgaGAAACTATactctttttaaaatatgtcaaaaaaaaattaaagttgcTAAAAAGTcagaaaaaaatggaaaaaaattagtttttttttctcaaatcatatttttattttaacctaaaatatttaagataaaaaaaaatacataaacattGTAATAGGTATAAAtatttagcatttttttatatatttgaaaatcaCATATctgtaagaaaaatataaaaaaaaatctatctaagttaaaattgttgtttgtaCGAATTAATCTATAAAATTGTCTTAACGCTACCAATTTAGTTTCAAGAATTTGtttttcagtattttttttagtaaaaaataaaaaacaaaattgggTGCAGTGCACAGTACGCACAGTGTGTAACCGTAACCTAGTCACTGACGAGTGAATATTCAAGGGCTGAAAGGGAAGTTGGAGTTGTTGATAGTTTTGGTCAATTGAAGTCTAAGAGAAGAGAGAGCGAAGAAAGAGATCAGAAATGGCGTCCAAAGCTCCAAAGAAGGCCAATCTCTTGGATCACCACTCCATCAAACACATCCTCGACGAATCTGTCTCTGAGGTCTGTAAAACCCTAATCCCCTTTTTGATCTCTTCCACTTTcaaaccctttttttttctctctctcatttgGTATTTTGTGTTGGCTAATTGGACTTGGACCTTATCGAATTTTTGCGCGGGTGTAGGTGGTAACGAGTCGTGGGTATGTGGAAGACGTGAGATTGAGCAATGTGAGGCTTGTCATTGGGGCCATCATCATCGTTATTGCTCTCTTCGCCCAGTTTTACAAGAAGAAGTTCCCTGAAAATAGGGATTTTCTCATTGCCTGCATCGCCCTATATCCTTTCGCtaccattttattttatgtttttctttgattaaattttatttgcgTGACGTAATTTGATGTGGAGACATCTAAAATTGAGGTTATTTGGAACTGTATTTTTTGGTGGGGGATGGGGGTTAtgattagggttttttttttttcgcaaTTGTGGTTGCAGAGAGTTCAAAATATGTTGATGTTGCCGCTGAATCACTgtcttgaataattttttaaaacctcGAATCTGGGATTTTATATCTTTATGATGTGAATTGAGATGCTAGAATTGTTTAATCGAAAGTTATTGAGGTTCCTCGTTGAATGACTTTTTGGTGCCTTACGTGAGATGGGAAATGTGATTGTTGATGTTTATAGTTTTATTCATTCTGATTTTCATCCTTAACTCTTTCGTACATATGTGATCTTCAATGGACTGTTGCAGCTGATCATATACACTAAGGAGAAAAATGCCATTCTGTTCACTTATCCACCCGCTGTAAGTTTCTGTTAGCTTAGCCGAGGCTCTTGACTTTGACGCTAGATCTGTTTATTTACGTTTGGAGAATTGATGAGTTTCACTTGCTGCATATATTCATAGTTTTGGTCCTTTCAGATGATTGATGATTGAAATTTCATCTTCCACCCTCCTTGGGTTGGTAGATGACTAAGTATCAGTCTCGTGGTGATGGATTTGGAGATTGTAGAATATTGAAACATGTGTGTATAATCTATATTGCTCACTAATGACAGGTTGATTTGGATTATCAaatattacacacacacacacacacgtatTGGATATACAGAATTTGTTCTTCATCTTTTAAAGAGGGGAGGGGGAAGGGAAGTGATATATCTACCTTTTTATCattgtttaattttacaatCTTTTTGTCTATCCTAAGAAAGCAAAGGCCCTGAGACTGTATTTGTTAGAATTGTGCCAATATGCACTTAAGATCCATCAATAATTTGAGCATG
This window of the Vigna angularis cultivar LongXiaoDou No.4 chromosome 7, ASM1680809v1, whole genome shotgun sequence genome carries:
- the LOC128197870 gene encoding uncharacterized protein LOC128197870 — protein: MSEEWQAIRSKAQGTSAKNKNPHLLSRGGYRKLEEKILKQKADAIPPSQSGSPPQPPSPPSRHEKWKLARMRPSGTYSSDTAREISEKIDALVEQSSQGQFTPEGRQDILAAAIGRPEHPGRVRAAGPGVGITDYFGSSSRQPSYSYSDTQRMTEEITKKVRHDLMQEIRAEVRAEFQMLYQEQFQSMRPMQSPIEEHVVPPPPTGRSGKGSCSASAIPEDDMDDGSPCLLYILEEDEMVLVARGTEFRSATVCHGMQLLEDEVKVSVDEMIMPDASVPLSTEEIFTVEQAYKSFITWPKFLVKPVSDPSV
- the LOC108337165 gene encoding signal peptidase complex subunit 2, translated to MASKAPKKANLLDHHSIKHILDESVSEVVTSRGYVEDVRLSNVRLVIGAIIIVIALFAQFYKKKFPENRDFLIACIALYVIFNGLLQLIIYTKEKNAILFTYPPAGSFTSTGLVVSSKLPRFSEMYTLTIASADPKSISANETVQFTKSVTEWFTKDGILVEGLFWKDIEALIAQYTKEPKKSK